One Gordonia sp. SID5947 genomic region harbors:
- a CDS encoding metal ABC transporter substrate-binding protein codes for MVVVLSIACSACETRDLPDRPRVLATFTVLADIARNVAGDHADVSSLTKFGAEIHGYEPTPGDLHKAADASLVVVNGLHLDDWFERFLSDIDVPRIVASDGIEPMPITEDPGTSHATGKPNPHAWMSPVEAKTYADNIARGLARVDPDHAVDYRENADRYGARLDVERARLLTAVAALPDNERALVSCEGAFSYLARDTGLTEHYIWPVNSEQEATPQQMRRTVEFVRDRHVPAVFCESTVNDAPMRQVQRATDARFGGTLYVDSLSEPNGPVPTYLRLLRHDLSTVIGGLTGMDGDRVAP; via the coding sequence ATGGTCGTCGTGCTCTCCATCGCGTGCTCGGCCTGCGAGACCCGCGACCTCCCGGACCGGCCTCGGGTGCTCGCCACGTTCACCGTGCTCGCCGACATCGCCCGAAACGTCGCAGGCGATCATGCCGATGTCAGTTCCCTGACGAAGTTCGGTGCGGAGATCCACGGGTACGAACCCACGCCCGGCGACCTGCACAAAGCCGCCGACGCCTCGCTGGTGGTGGTCAACGGGCTGCACCTCGACGACTGGTTCGAGCGCTTCCTCTCCGACATCGACGTGCCCCGGATCGTCGCCTCCGACGGCATCGAGCCGATGCCGATCACCGAGGACCCCGGTACGTCTCATGCGACCGGCAAACCCAATCCGCACGCCTGGATGTCGCCGGTCGAGGCGAAGACGTACGCCGACAACATCGCCCGCGGTCTGGCCCGCGTCGACCCCGACCACGCCGTCGACTACCGCGAGAACGCCGACCGCTACGGCGCTCGCCTCGACGTCGAGCGGGCGCGGCTCCTCACCGCGGTAGCGGCCTTGCCCGACAACGAACGGGCGCTGGTGAGCTGCGAGGGAGCGTTCAGCTATCTCGCTCGTGACACCGGGCTCACCGAGCATTACATCTGGCCGGTGAACTCGGAGCAGGAGGCGACCCCCCAGCAGATGCGGCGGACCGTGGAGTTCGTCCGCGATCGCCATGTGCCCGCAGTGTTCTGCGAGTCGACGGTGAACGACGCCCCGATGCGGCAAGTACAGCGGGCCACCGATGCACGGTTCGGCGGAACGCTCTACGTCGACTCGTTGTCGGAGCCGAACGGCCCGGTCCCCACCTATCTGCGGTTGCTCCGGCACGACCTGTCCACCGTCATCGGCGGTCTCACCGGAATGGACGGTGACCGTGTTGCTCCCTGA